One genomic region from Mytilus trossulus isolate FHL-02 chromosome 9, PNRI_Mtr1.1.1.hap1, whole genome shotgun sequence encodes:
- the LOC134683290 gene encoding G-box-binding factor-like: protein MVRDTIYTLNYNFISRRIYQQCLKIRLKDPSILHYTQQRLHQQRLQLHQLHQHQQQAFLQQVSNHQLQQLLLSQQQQGQQIRESPMMMQQQLRGPNSQGQHNVMGGAQQMIPNSMQMGQQGQVMDQDQSNLLDNFDFDDLF from the exons ATGGTCAGGGACACTATTTATACCCtgaattacaattttataagcAGAAGAATTTACCaacaatgtttgaaaataagACTTAAAGATCCCTCCATTTTACACTACA CTCAACAAAGGCTTCATCAACAAAGATTACAGCTGCATCAGCTACATCAACACCAACAACAAGCATTTCTTCAACAAGTCAGTAATCATCAACTTCAACAACTTTTGCTCAGTCAACAG CAACAAGGCCAGCAGATTAGAGAGTCACCAATGATGATGCAGCAACAGCTCCGAGGACCAAATTCACAGGGACAACATAATGTGATGGGAGGGGCACAACAGATGATCCCTAATTCAATGCAGATGGGTCAGCAAGGTCAGGTCATGGATCAAGATCAATCAAACTTATTAGACAATTTCGACTTcgatgatttgttttaa